The following coding sequences are from one Dreissena polymorpha isolate Duluth1 chromosome 8, UMN_Dpol_1.0, whole genome shotgun sequence window:
- the LOC127840998 gene encoding uncharacterized protein LOC127840998, with amino-acid sequence MNLVHGLVFLFNLVFVRALFIDGCPLWGCRPSGSFSFYLKVPHQNATVNWVSDLTLDPVPNALGCVADSVNIVCQSNGPFKEDTGFICLSVDNGTLQWRDKVLHFPTLPLLDNYGDVTGSDGRFLVHYDFDGKLYPKIKCYGLVPMFSMQLVGTMYLLLVGEQGGLVVRDTNAIPVAEIFLNDTIQNANGTFLPISQPVVNGQRFYLLTEFVPEDDSDSYAPSVLNLQRLFAIDINDRPADIMTIAWFFNFEMEDKHTTLSDKLIFQSRQMQNEKHDMKISRDGYSGFNRRARMNLITDSINSMQNVLWNNASGTIFVSLPPPYLSSRNDLRSFWIFEDKNDTVQLVSRSDNLYVTHMSTWEPDSDWIQYDARKTMTSYIWATTMDSMLIQINADGSLSKSIDLRNLLGDTTRVTTKIALTKDTDESSEVIVFGVMVGLQSYAVAIDASLGTVLWKLPVPNNMVLKGQVSGVSGAASRIRDQLILYAELPGKSAQIISIH; translated from the coding sequence ATGAACTTGGTACACGGTCTAGTGTTTCTTTTTAATCTGGTATTCGTTAGGGCACTGTTCATTGATGGATGCCCGTTGTGGGGATGTCGTCCTAGCGGATCATTTTCGTTTTATCTCAAAGTTCCACATCAAAACGCAACAGTTAACTGGGTAAGCGACTTGACGCTGGATCCTGTACCCAACGCTCTGGGCTGCGTGGCTGATAGCGTCAACATCGTGTGTCAGTCCAATGGACCGTTCAAAGAGGACACGGGTTTTATCTGTTTAAGCGTGGACAATGGGACGCTGCAATGGCGGGACAAGGTGTTACACTTCCCGACGCTTCCTCTGCTGGACAATTACGGAGATGTTACCGGGTCAGATGGGCGATTCTTGGTGCACTATGATTTCGACGGAAAGTTGTACCCGAAAATAAAATGTTACGGTCTGGTACCAATGTTCAGTATGCAGCTTGTTGGGACCATGTATCTGTTACTGGTCGGTGAACAGGGCGGTCTAGTTGTCAGAGACACTAACGCGATTCCAGTGGCGGAAATCTTCTTGAACGACACTATCCAAAATGCTAACGGTACATTTCTACCAATTTCGCAGCCAGTTGTCAATGGCCAAAGGTTTTACTTGCTGACTGAGTTTGTCCCCGAAGACGATTCAGATTCTTACGCCCCCAGTGTTCTCAATCTTCAGCGACTGTTCGCGATTGATATAAATGATCGACCAGCGGACATTATGACAATCGCGTGGTTCTTCAACTTTGAAATGGAAGACAAGCACACAACACTGTCGGACAAACTTATCTTCCAATCTCGACAAATGCAAAATGAGAAACATGACATGAAGATATCAAGGGATGGTTATTCGGGTTTTAATCGGCGTGCGAGAATGAATTTAATTACTGATTCGATCAATTCTATGCAAAATGTGTTATGGAATAACGCATCCGGAACGATCTTTGTCAGCTTGCCTCCGCCTTATTTGTCATCGCGAAATGATTTAAGATCTTTCTGGATATTTGAAGACAAAAACGACACTGTACAGTTGGTTTCCCGCTCAGACAACTTATACGTTACGCACATGTCAACATGGGAACCGGACAGTGATTGGATCCAATATGACGCACGTAAGACGATGACGTCATATATTTGGGCAACCACCATGGACTCAATGCTTATCCAAATTAACGCCGATGGTAGCCTTTCTAAAAGCATAGACCTCCGAAATCTCTTAGGCGATACCACCAGGGTAACAACAAAAATCGCTCTTACGAAAGACACGGACGAGTCTAGTGAGGTGATTGTGTTTGGAGTGATGGTTGGCCTGCAGTCCTACGCTGTTGCCATAGATGCGTCGCTCGGGACTGTGTTATGGAAGCTTCCGGTTCCAAATAACATGGTGTTGAAGGGGCAAGTGTCGGGCGTCAGTGGGGCGGCGTCGCGTATACGAGATCAGCTAATATTGTATGCTGAACTGCCTGGGAAGTCTGCTCAAATTATAAGTATTCATTGA